A genomic segment from Saprospiraceae bacterium encodes:
- a CDS encoding TolC family protein: MKGTRPIVLLLLCFLLALRLAAQDSPRQMSLKTCIQFAVNNSTGVEKSRLEVEKARHKSKEFFSLGLPKVDLNLNFQYNIELPTQQIPGEFFGAPGERVAVQFGTDLTTGSGIQLNQMVYNPIYAIGLEGTRKLEEVSKAGLEKSKADIAYEVGATYYQALTTKKQKDILQANLAQVVKLLDLTQTQFDNGLAKKVDVDQLTVSRVNLETSMENLDLQYWQLLDLLKYRMSMPLEQDIELQDTISEQAYTYPALALQPADFSKKPEMMLLLLQRDLNEINVQQLRAGYYPSLYLFGGYNWQGQGNNFGEIFDGENWFSSSLVGLRLSMPLFDGFERREKIAQARIDLEKWRQDEKFTKQSLDLQHRSARQKLQMNYNNLQSLAQNRRVAEEVYAVSQERFSEGVAPIVELLQAETSMRSAQTNYLTALLQIKLAELELLHARGELLENINQ, encoded by the coding sequence ATGAAGGGAACAAGACCAATCGTCCTGCTATTGCTTTGCTTTTTGCTGGCGCTGCGCCTGGCAGCCCAGGACAGCCCCCGGCAAATGAGCCTCAAAACGTGCATACAATTCGCCGTGAACAATAGCACGGGGGTAGAAAAGTCACGGCTCGAAGTGGAAAAGGCACGGCACAAATCGAAGGAATTTTTTAGCCTCGGTTTGCCAAAAGTGGACCTCAACCTCAATTTTCAGTACAATATCGAACTGCCCACCCAACAAATCCCCGGTGAGTTTTTCGGCGCTCCCGGTGAGCGTGTAGCCGTGCAGTTCGGCACCGACCTGACGACAGGCTCTGGCATACAACTGAACCAAATGGTCTATAACCCCATCTATGCCATCGGGCTGGAAGGCACCAGGAAGTTGGAAGAAGTCAGCAAGGCAGGCTTGGAAAAGAGCAAGGCAGACATTGCATACGAGGTGGGGGCTACCTACTACCAGGCGCTGACCACCAAAAAGCAAAAGGACATCCTGCAAGCCAACCTGGCGCAGGTCGTGAAACTGCTCGACCTCACCCAAACGCAATTTGACAACGGGCTTGCCAAAAAGGTGGACGTGGACCAACTGACCGTTTCGAGGGTAAACTTAGAGACCAGCATGGAAAACCTCGACCTTCAGTACTGGCAGTTGCTCGACCTGCTCAAGTACCGGATGTCCATGCCCCTGGAGCAGGACATCGAGTTGCAGGACACCATTTCCGAGCAGGCTTACACCTACCCGGCTTTGGCGCTGCAACCTGCCGATTTTTCAAAAAAGCCGGAAATGATGCTGCTCCTCCTGCAAAGAGACCTCAACGAGATTAACGTCCAGCAGTTGCGGGCAGGCTACTACCCGAGCCTATACCTGTTCGGCGGGTACAACTGGCAGGGGCAGGGCAACAACTTCGGCGAAATATTCGATGGGGAAAACTGGTTCAGTTCCTCCTTAGTGGGCTTACGGCTCTCCATGCCGCTGTTCGACGGCTTCGAGCGCAGGGAAAAAATCGCCCAGGCGAGAATTGACCTCGAAAAATGGCGGCAGGACGAAAAATTCACCAAGCAATCGCTCGACCTCCAGCACCGCAGCGCCCGGCAAAAACTGCAAATGAACTACAACAACCTCCAGTCGCTGGCGCAAAACCGCCGGGTAGCCGAAGAAGTGTACGCCGTGTCGCAGGAGCGTTTCTCGGAGGGCGTGGCGCCCATCGTCGAGCTGTTGCAGGCGGAGACCTCCATGCGGTCAGCCCAGACCAACTACCTGACCGCCCTGCTCCAGATAAAGCTGGCAGAACTGGAACTGCTCCACGCCAGGGGCGAATTGCTCGAAAACATCAATCAATAA
- a CDS encoding peroxiredoxin — MKNKSIQPGDQLPRFTLINQHGEQVDIEKYFDAPFVLYFYPKDDSPGCTAEACSFRDSYEELRDLGAEVIGVSADSPESHLAFARKFDLPFVLLSDPGNDVRKKLGVPGSLFGLLPGRVTYVVGKGGTVQQVFNSQLNVREHVKVAIEELKEKP, encoded by the coding sequence GTGAAAAACAAATCCATCCAACCGGGCGACCAATTGCCCCGGTTCACTTTGATCAACCAGCACGGGGAACAAGTGGACATCGAAAAGTATTTCGACGCCCCTTTCGTCCTCTATTTCTATCCAAAGGACGACTCGCCGGGATGCACGGCAGAGGCGTGCTCCTTTCGGGACAGCTATGAAGAATTGCGGGACTTGGGCGCTGAAGTCATCGGCGTCAGCGCCGACTCACCGGAGAGCCATCTTGCCTTTGCCCGCAAGTTCGACCTGCCTTTCGTCTTGTTGAGCGACCCGGGGAATGATGTCCGAAAAAAGCTGGGCGTGCCCGGCAGCCTGTTCGGGCTGCTGCCAGGGCGGGTGACCTACGTGGTCGGCAAAGGCGGCACGGTGCAACAAGTTTTCAATTCGCAACTGAACGTGCGGGAGCACGTCAAAGTGGCCATTGAAGAACTGAAAGAAAAACCATAA
- a CDS encoding TetR/AcrR family transcriptional regulator encodes MADETSIIESAQGLFHRFGIRSVTMDDVAHHLGISKKTLYRAAQNKDALVEKIVGRFISQKKGAIEQICERQAAPLPELFSMMGYIACTLGEVSEAMVHDLQKYHHDSWQQLLDFYYQYLFEKIKTNLVKGAASGDYRADMKPEFAAMLLLQVLRLFLRKELPQFNSSGDFVKNCLDFFLVGMATEQGREVCRAY; translated from the coding sequence ATGGCAGATGAAACGAGCATCATAGAAAGCGCACAAGGGCTTTTCCACCGCTTTGGTATCAGGAGTGTGACGATGGACGACGTGGCACACCACTTGGGCATTTCAAAGAAGACCCTCTACCGCGCTGCACAAAACAAAGATGCGCTGGTGGAAAAAATCGTCGGCAGGTTCATCAGCCAGAAAAAGGGGGCTATCGAGCAAATCTGCGAACGGCAGGCTGCGCCCCTGCCCGAGCTTTTTTCCATGATGGGCTACATTGCTTGCACCTTGGGCGAAGTCTCCGAGGCAATGGTACACGACCTCCAGAAATACCACCACGATAGCTGGCAGCAGCTATTGGATTTTTACTACCAATATCTTTTTGAAAAAATCAAAACCAATTTGGTGAAAGGGGCAGCCAGCGGCGATTACAGGGCAGATATGAAACCTGAATTTGCTGCCATGCTACTGCTCCAGGTGCTGCGCTTGTTTCTGCGAAAGGAACTGCCGCAATTCAACAGTTCGGGTGATTTTGTAAAAAACTGTCTTGATTTTTTCCTGGTGGGAATGGCAACAGAACAGGGCAGGGAAGTCTGTCGGGCGTATTAG
- a CDS encoding hotdog fold thioesterase, translating into MPIFTTEFIKYMVEESIPLHRFLGLELLEIRPDYAKVRVPFREEVIGDIRQRRWHGGMIAAIMDSVGGIAGFTRLGSMEDKIATIDMRVDFLRGAVELPIEIEAEVLRCGNRILVTTMRAWQEGSAKPLAEGRAVYSIRRKEEEQAPGADVNNNGLA; encoded by the coding sequence ATGCCCATTTTTACGACTGAATTTATAAAGTATATGGTGGAGGAATCCATCCCCCTGCACCGGTTTCTGGGGCTTGAACTGCTGGAAATCCGTCCGGACTATGCAAAGGTGCGGGTTCCCTTTCGGGAGGAGGTGATTGGCGACATACGCCAGCGCCGCTGGCATGGGGGTATGATTGCAGCCATCATGGACTCGGTAGGCGGCATAGCAGGCTTTACCCGGCTCGGCTCCATGGAGGACAAAATTGCGACTATTGATATGCGGGTAGATTTTCTAAGGGGCGCTGTCGAATTGCCCATTGAAATAGAGGCAGAAGTGCTGCGCTGCGGCAACCGAATACTCGTCACGACCATGCGGGCGTGGCAGGAAGGCAGCGCCAAACCGCTGGCGGAAGGGAGGGCGGTGTACAGCATCAGGCGCAAGGAGGAGGAACAAGCGCCAGGTGCGGACGTGAACAACAATGGGCTTGCTTAA
- a CDS encoding TetR/AcrR family transcriptional regulator, producing MKDTKHEIVQTATQLFNRDGFRNVALKQIAAELGISTGNLNYHFPKKDDLMPAVFEQMDAEAAEMLNKLRAYPDLKSIMEQVCIFYEFQLKFRFFYLDTLEIIRAYPQIAAAHKEFSMRSMRHIRATIDYCVGRGVFRQEPFPRAYDFLAHSIWMHAAFWLAQFAVLQKDNTSQEIFVQSLLGLLHPYLTPAGLEELPIMGSPDFSKII from the coding sequence ATGAAAGATACAAAGCATGAAATCGTCCAGACTGCTACCCAACTTTTCAACAGGGACGGGTTCAGGAACGTGGCGTTGAAGCAAATCGCCGCCGAGCTCGGCATCAGTACCGGCAACCTGAACTACCATTTTCCCAAGAAAGATGACTTGATGCCAGCGGTTTTTGAGCAAATGGACGCCGAAGCTGCCGAAATGCTGAACAAGTTGAGGGCTTATCCCGACCTCAAAAGCATCATGGAGCAAGTCTGCATTTTTTACGAATTCCAATTGAAGTTCCGCTTCTTTTACTTGGACACGCTCGAAATCATCCGGGCATACCCGCAGATAGCGGCGGCGCACAAGGAATTTTCCATGCGTTCCATGCGGCACATCCGGGCGACCATTGACTATTGTGTAGGCAGAGGTGTTTTCCGGCAAGAGCCTTTTCCAAGGGCTTACGATTTCCTCGCCCATTCTATCTGGATGCACGCTGCATTCTGGCTGGCGCAATTCGCCGTGCTGCAAAAGGATAACACCAGCCAGGAAATATTCGTGCAGTCCCTGCTGGGGCTTTTGCACCCCTATCTCACGCCTGCCGGGTTGGAGGAACTGCCCATTATGGGCAGCCCGGATTTTTCAAAAATCATTTAA
- a CDS encoding TetR/AcrR family transcriptional regulator, producing MEKDEIIIQSIIDAAKKLMQQYGLSKTTMEDIAKAAGKGKSTLYYYFKSKDEIFDHVINQEMDDFFQTVKTAVSKQVDASEMLKAYIITKIKTLKTKVNLYRFAIETDLHPEAINDLFIKLKNRYDNEEKKLIGSILKSGIDNKLYRSEIQAEIDILSELLVTCVRGVETEIITHNKYKTLTDKADMLVNILTKGIGR from the coding sequence ATGGAGAAGGACGAAATTATTATTCAAAGCATCATAGATGCCGCCAAAAAACTGATGCAGCAATATGGATTGAGCAAAACAACTATGGAAGATATTGCCAAAGCAGCAGGCAAGGGGAAAAGCACCTTATATTATTATTTCAAGAGTAAGGACGAAATTTTTGACCACGTGATAAATCAGGAAATGGACGATTTTTTCCAGACGGTAAAAACGGCTGTAAGCAAACAAGTTGATGCAAGCGAAATGCTGAAAGCATATATTATTACCAAAATAAAGACATTGAAAACCAAAGTAAACCTTTACAGGTTTGCCATTGAAACTGATTTGCATCCTGAAGCAATCAATGACCTGTTTATTAAACTTAAAAACAGATATGATAACGAAGAAAAAAAGTTGATAGGTTCTATATTGAAGTCGGGTATAGATAACAAACTTTACAGATCCGAAATACAAGCTGAGATTGACATCCTAAGTGAGTTGCTGGTTACTTGTGTACGGGGCGTTGAAACGGAGATTATAACACATAACAAATACAAAACACTGACAGATAAAGCTGATATGTTGGTAAATATCCTTACCAAAGGTATCGGGAGATAG
- a CDS encoding efflux RND transporter periplasmic adaptor subunit — protein MNKINHLVVAGILVLASCMHKENTSVTESNGVVNIQTEQPIRYTGVIQSGYSGVVEAKKTTALSFATMGTITEIFVEEGQAVSKGQLLAKVNASNAQNVYQVALASLQQAEDAYRRMKPMKENGTLPEIKWVEVETGLAQAKASVAITQKGISDCSLYAPASGVIGKKYVQAGMNVVPATPALELLNIQSVYVKIPVSENEISQFKKGQTAQISINAINKTVTGTVKEIGVSADILSHTYPVKIEVQNTDGDIKPGMICSVQVAAQDNRSGVLVSNKALQKDVNGNQFIFIEKGGQTEKIPVQTIALIDNKVLIQGEVPQNANIIISGQQKLSNGTSVKIIK, from the coding sequence ATGAATAAAATAAATCATTTAGTAGTAGCGGGAATACTTGTATTGGCAAGTTGTATGCACAAAGAAAATACATCAGTTACAGAAAGCAACGGTGTAGTAAATATTCAAACCGAACAACCGATACGTTACACCGGAGTTATTCAATCGGGTTATTCAGGAGTTGTAGAAGCCAAAAAAACAACGGCTTTAAGTTTTGCTACAATGGGAACAATAACGGAAATTTTTGTAGAGGAAGGGCAGGCAGTAAGCAAAGGGCAATTATTAGCAAAGGTTAATGCTTCCAATGCTCAAAACGTCTATCAGGTAGCATTAGCAAGCCTGCAACAGGCAGAAGATGCTTACCGGAGAATGAAGCCGATGAAAGAAAACGGCACACTCCCCGAAATAAAATGGGTGGAAGTAGAAACAGGCTTGGCACAGGCAAAAGCATCTGTAGCCATTACACAAAAAGGTATCAGCGATTGCAGCTTGTATGCACCTGCAAGCGGTGTGATTGGCAAAAAGTATGTACAGGCAGGTATGAATGTAGTACCTGCAACACCAGCTTTGGAGTTGCTGAACATACAATCGGTTTACGTCAAAATTCCTGTTTCGGAAAATGAGATAAGCCAGTTTAAAAAAGGACAAACCGCACAAATCAGTATCAATGCCATAAATAAAACAGTAACAGGAACGGTAAAGGAAATCGGTGTATCGGCAGATATTCTCTCACATACTTATCCTGTAAAAATTGAAGTGCAAAATACGGACGGAGATATAAAACCCGGAATGATATGTTCCGTCCAGGTGGCAGCACAAGACAACCGTTCAGGAGTATTGGTTTCCAATAAAGCACTTCAAAAAGACGTAAACGGCAATCAATTCATTTTTATTGAAAAAGGCGGACAAACCGAAAAGATACCTGTACAAACCATTGCCCTGATAGACAACAAAGTTTTGATACAGGGCGAAGTACCGCAAAACGCAAACATCATCATTTCAGGACAGCAAAAATTAAGTAACGGTACATCAGTAAAAATCATCAAATAA
- a CDS encoding efflux RND transporter permease subunit translates to MDQKNFNIIELAMKHKQIAIIITSIFVLFGVFALVVMPRNEFPEFTIRQGLIIGVYPGANSGQVEEQLTTKVESFLYGFKEVNREKTYSISKEGMLIVFVEVNNNVKDPDAFWDKIKFGLNNLKAELPPQVLALIANNDFGNTSAILLTVQSDSKTYKELDRELKIIETELRKIKAVSKVKHFGLTQEQITIYPDNDKLAYYGVKPMSVLAAAQLEGAVYYGGELDNGELITPIHIPATYNTEEDIKNQIVYTDPTGNVIRVKDIARVVREYQKPDAYIKNNGTNSLLISLEMQTGNNIVSFGKTVEETLQTLKGKISPDVQVAKIADMPQAVGHSISDFLKEFAIAVFAVIIVTMLLLPFRVAAVAGVTIPISIFITIGILYALGVELHTVSLAGLIVVLGMVVDNAIVILDGHIEKLDHGETPWNAAWKSTKELFVPVFSATMAIIATYIPLVFFLDGMTGDFVGSLPITIGVALITSLLIACLLVPYMSYVFIKTGIKKEEGKKKKKSLLDSVQAVYDRTLEWAFRLPKTTILIGVVSVALGIAILALTPRQLFPKVDRNQFAVEIYLPEGSTLEQTAFVSDSLEQMLMKDKRVVNVAAFVGTSSPRFHTTYAPNFPSKNYAQLVVNTQTADDAIAILNEYETKHRNLFPNAYVRMKQLDLLSTTAPIEVRISGDNIDTIKTLAQQVKVVMEKNENVVWARTDYLNPRQGISVQINDETANRLGLTKGVVATSLAVGLSGMPIGTIWEGDYPVTIKLMNEQHQKNGFDDIANQNVTSPLTGATVPVRQLATSITNDWSEGQIIRRNGTRTITVRADVKHGVLPYKVLSDLKTEIKKIYKAEQVTLTYGGEEESEIENYTPLAKALFSGVMLIFLILLFQFKNPKLVFLVMMTMPLSFFGAALGLVITGYPFGLTAFLGIMSLMGIVVRNGIILIDYAEELRSKNGMSLSEAAIAAGKRRMRPIFLTSFAAAVGVVPMIVSGSTLWGPLGAVVCFGLLVSMILTLYMLPVLYQQLLKKNHA, encoded by the coding sequence ATGGATCAAAAGAATTTCAATATCATAGAATTGGCTATGAAGCATAAGCAGATAGCCATAATCATTACATCTATATTCGTGCTGTTTGGCGTGTTTGCACTCGTTGTAATGCCAAGAAACGAGTTTCCCGAATTTACCATTCGTCAGGGACTAATCATAGGCGTTTATCCTGGTGCTAATTCTGGACAGGTAGAAGAACAATTAACTACCAAAGTAGAAAGTTTTTTGTATGGCTTCAAAGAAGTGAACCGTGAAAAAACCTATTCCATTTCCAAAGAAGGAATGTTGATTGTGTTTGTAGAAGTCAATAACAATGTAAAAGACCCGGATGCTTTTTGGGATAAGATAAAATTCGGACTAAACAATCTGAAAGCTGAATTACCTCCGCAGGTTTTAGCCCTGATAGCCAACAATGATTTTGGCAACACATCAGCCATTTTGCTTACCGTGCAATCCGACAGTAAAACCTACAAGGAACTTGACCGTGAATTGAAAATCATTGAAACCGAATTACGTAAAATAAAGGCGGTTTCAAAAGTCAAACACTTTGGCTTAACACAAGAACAAATTACTATTTATCCCGATAACGACAAGTTGGCTTACTATGGCGTAAAACCAATGAGTGTGCTGGCAGCCGCACAGTTGGAAGGAGCGGTATATTATGGCGGAGAGTTAGACAATGGAGAACTCATTACCCCGATACACATTCCTGCTACTTACAACACGGAAGAAGACATTAAAAATCAAATTGTTTATACCGATCCCACAGGCAATGTTATCCGTGTAAAAGACATAGCCCGTGTAGTAAGAGAATATCAAAAACCTGACGCTTATATTAAAAACAACGGTACAAACAGTCTGTTGATTTCGCTGGAAATGCAAACCGGCAATAACATTGTTTCTTTTGGTAAAACAGTGGAAGAAACATTGCAAACGCTGAAAGGTAAAATTTCGCCTGATGTGCAAGTGGCTAAAATTGCCGATATGCCGCAAGCCGTTGGGCATTCTATTTCGGACTTTTTAAAAGAATTTGCCATTGCCGTTTTCGCTGTAATTATTGTAACGATGTTGTTACTTCCGTTTCGTGTAGCAGCAGTTGCAGGAGTAACCATTCCAATTTCCATTTTCATAACCATTGGTATTTTGTATGCGTTGGGTGTGGAATTGCATACCGTATCATTGGCAGGATTGATTGTAGTATTGGGTATGGTTGTGGACAATGCCATTGTGATTTTGGATGGACACATTGAAAAATTAGACCACGGAGAAACGCCCTGGAATGCGGCCTGGAAAAGTACAAAAGAACTTTTTGTTCCTGTATTTTCTGCAACAATGGCAATTATCGCCACTTACATTCCACTTGTGTTTTTTCTTGACGGAATGACAGGCGACTTTGTGGGTTCGTTACCCATAACCATTGGCGTAGCTCTAATTACATCATTGCTGATAGCTTGTTTGCTTGTACCTTATATGAGTTACGTGTTTATCAAAACTGGAATTAAAAAAGAAGAAGGTAAAAAGAAGAAAAAATCATTATTGGATAGTGTGCAGGCAGTTTATGACCGTACATTAGAATGGGCTTTTCGCCTTCCCAAAACAACTATCCTGATAGGCGTTGTTTCGGTAGCGTTAGGTATAGCCATTCTTGCCTTAACGCCACGTCAGCTATTTCCCAAAGTAGATAGAAACCAATTTGCGGTAGAAATTTATTTGCCCGAAGGCAGCACATTAGAACAAACCGCTTTTGTTTCCGACAGTTTGGAACAAATGCTGATGAAAGACAAGCGGGTAGTAAATGTTGCAGCATTTGTAGGTACGAGTTCGCCCCGCTTTCATACGACTTATGCACCCAATTTTCCCTCAAAAAATTATGCTCAATTAGTTGTCAATACCCAAACGGCAGATGATGCTATTGCCATATTGAACGAATACGAAACGAAGCATAGAAACCTTTTTCCAAATGCTTATGTGCGAATGAAACAATTAGACCTGTTGAGTACCACAGCACCTATTGAAGTGCGGATTAGCGGAGATAATATAGACACTATCAAAACATTGGCTCAGCAGGTAAAGGTTGTAATGGAAAAGAACGAAAATGTTGTTTGGGCAAGAACCGATTACCTAAATCCAAGACAAGGAATAAGCGTTCAGATAAACGATGAAACCGCTAACCGATTGGGACTGACCAAAGGTGTAGTAGCCACTTCGTTGGCAGTAGGTCTATCAGGAATGCCCATTGGCACAATATGGGAGGGCGATTATCCCGTAACCATAAAGCTGATGAATGAGCAGCACCAAAAAAACGGGTTTGATGACATAGCCAATCAAAATGTAACATCACCTTTAACAGGAGCAACCGTTCCAGTAAGGCAGTTAGCAACAAGCATAACCAACGATTGGAGCGAAGGGCAAATTATCCGCAGAAATGGCACAAGAACAATTACGGTTCGTGCTGATGTAAAGCATGGTGTATTGCCTTACAAAGTGTTGTCCGATTTAAAAACGGAAATCAAAAAAATATACAAAGCAGAACAAGTTACGCTCACGTATGGCGGAGAAGAAGAAAGCGAAATAGAAAACTATACTCCATTAGCCAAAGCCTTGTTTTCAGGCGTAATGTTGATATTCCTTATTCTGTTGTTTCAATTCAAAAATCCAAAATTGGTTTTCTTGGTAATGATGACAATGCCGTTAAGTTTTTTTGGTGCAGCATTGGGCTTAGTGATTACAGGCTATCCGTTTGGCTTAACTGCTTTCTTAGGTATTATGAGCCTTATGGGGATTGTAGTCCGCAATGGAATTATCCTGATTGATTATGCCGAAGAACTTAGAAGTAAAAACGGAATGTCGCTTTCCGAAGCAGCCATAGCAGCAGGCAAACGCAGAATGAGACCGATTTTCCTTACCTCATTTGCAGCTGCCGTTGGCGTTGTGCCAATGATAGTAAGCGGATCTACCCTTTGGGGACCGCTTGGTGCAGTAGTGTGTTTCGGGTTATTGGTATCAATGATACTTACCCTGTATATGCTGCCTGTACTGTATCAGCAATTACTTAAAAAGAATCACGCTTAA
- a CDS encoding patatin-like phospholipase family protein, which yields MKANNTIGITLSGGGFRGVAHLGVMQYLKELGIELDAVSGASAGSLIGAFIAEGYTPIEILQFSKIEKFFNYSDISPKNGGFFNTVIFEKIIKKYIPHDSFEGLKIPLYVSVTDLTNAQSLTFNQGSLSFAVKASCCFPLVFQPVLYKEDIYLCDGGLLNNFPVEQIRATCSKSIGINVNPINKFEGKLGYKEIVERIIRITTSSMRTDPRSNCDIYIQPDEINRFGTFDASKIDELYQFGYEYAQKFEQELLAIKKSKQK from the coding sequence ATGAAAGCAAATAACACAATTGGAATTACACTATCCGGAGGAGGATTCAGAGGCGTGGCACATTTAGGTGTGATGCAATATTTAAAGGAATTGGGGATTGAGTTAGATGCTGTTTCAGGTGCAAGTGCCGGATCCCTTATAGGAGCATTCATTGCAGAAGGTTACACACCAATTGAAATTTTACAGTTTTCAAAAATTGAGAAATTTTTTAACTATTCAGATATATCTCCAAAAAATGGTGGCTTCTTTAATACCGTTATTTTTGAGAAAATTATTAAAAAGTATATCCCACACGATAGTTTTGAAGGACTGAAGATTCCGCTGTATGTTTCCGTAACTGATTTGACAAATGCACAATCTTTGACTTTCAATCAAGGATCTCTATCATTTGCGGTCAAAGCATCTTGTTGCTTTCCCTTAGTATTTCAGCCGGTTCTTTACAAAGAAGACATCTATCTATGTGATGGCGGTTTGTTAAATAACTTTCCTGTGGAACAAATTCGTGCTACCTGTAGCAAATCTATAGGTATCAATGTCAACCCAATCAACAAATTTGAAGGAAAATTAGGCTACAAGGAAATAGTGGAAAGAATAATCAGAATCACTACATCCAGTATGAGAACAGATCCAAGAAGTAATTGTGATATATATATCCAACCCGATGAAATCAATCGTTTTGGCACATTCGATGCTTCGAAGATTGATGAGCTTTACCAATTCGGTTATGAATACGCACAAAAATTTGAACAAGAATTATTAGCAATTAAAAAGAGTAAACAAAAATGA
- a CDS encoding TolC family protein produces the protein MKKIIMITVALITSAAAYSQSTLTLEQSKSLALKNNKALQNSALEIEVAQQVKKNAFTNYFPKVSANIIGFQAINPLIEFNVPGGNLPVYDGNPANLATATEFAYFPGLELSMFQRSAIGVLNIAQPIYAGGKISTGNKLAQLNVDVKEQQQQLTENEILLKTEQQYWLLISLQEKQKTLEKYELLLNGVRKQVDDAFTAGLIIKNDVLRVQIKQSELEANKNKLLNGIKLATMQFCQTIGIPYDSTLILQEVIDVSQNPYQYYTDNQNALTQRTEYQLLEKSVEATQLQTKMKTGDYMPTVAVGLAGYHINMLEKGANNFTNGLAYVSVSIPISDWWGGSYAIKENKIKQQIAENTFEDTKGLLNLQMEKAWTDVNEAWKQIAIMKETAIQAEENLKVSQTGYDSGVVALSDLLEAQALVAETADKLTEAQTQYKLAITTYLQVTARK, from the coding sequence ATGAAAAAAATAATAATGATAACCGTTGCCTTGATTACATCGGCTGCGGCATATAGTCAATCAACTTTAACATTGGAACAAAGCAAATCGCTTGCATTGAAGAACAACAAAGCATTACAAAACAGTGCTTTGGAAATAGAAGTAGCACAGCAGGTAAAGAAAAATGCCTTTACCAACTATTTTCCGAAAGTAAGTGCCAATATAATCGGTTTTCAAGCGATTAATCCACTTATTGAATTTAATGTACCTGGCGGTAACCTACCGGTGTATGATGGTAATCCAGCCAATTTAGCCACTGCCACAGAATTCGCCTACTTTCCCGGACTGGAATTAAGTATGTTTCAACGTTCGGCAATAGGTGTTTTGAACATAGCACAACCCATTTATGCAGGTGGTAAAATAAGTACAGGCAACAAATTGGCACAGCTTAATGTAGATGTAAAAGAACAGCAGCAACAGCTAACCGAAAACGAAATATTGCTTAAAACCGAGCAACAATATTGGCTGTTGATTTCCTTGCAGGAAAAACAAAAGACATTGGAAAAATACGAACTATTATTAAACGGTGTCCGCAAACAGGTAGATGATGCTTTTACAGCAGGTTTGATTATAAAAAACGATGTGCTGAGAGTACAAATCAAACAAAGCGAATTGGAAGCCAATAAAAACAAATTGTTGAATGGAATAAAATTGGCAACAATGCAATTCTGTCAAACCATAGGAATACCTTATGACAGCACATTGATATTACAGGAAGTAATTGATGTAAGTCAAAACCCCTACCAATACTATACCGATAACCAAAACGCTTTAACCCAAAGAACCGAGTACCAACTTTTAGAAAAATCTGTAGAAGCCACACAATTACAAACCAAAATGAAAACAGGCGACTATATGCCCACCGTTGCAGTCGGATTGGCAGGTTATCATATCAATATGTTGGAAAAAGGAGCGAACAATTTTACCAATGGATTGGCTTATGTTTCCGTTTCTATTCCAATATCTGATTGGTGGGGCGGCTCTTACGCCATAAAAGAAAACAAAATAAAGCAGCAGATTGCAGAAAACACATTTGAAGACACCAAAGGTTTATTGAACCTGCAAATGGAAAAGGCTTGGACAGACGTAAACGAAGCGTGGAAGCAAATAGCCATTATGAAAGAAACAGCCATACAAGCAGAAGAAAATCTTAAAGTGAGTCAGACAGGTTATGATAGTGGCGTAGTTGCTTTATCCGACTTATTGGAAGCACAGGCATTGGTTGCTGAAACAGCCGATAAATTGACAGAAGCACAAACGCAATATAAGTTGGCGATTACTACTTATTTGCAGGTAACAGCAAGAAAGTAA